Genomic DNA from Telopea speciosissima isolate NSW1024214 ecotype Mountain lineage chromosome 2, Tspe_v1, whole genome shotgun sequence:
AGAATCTGGTCTGCCATCGAAAGGACATTTCAGGCCTGACCTCAACAAAACCATGATTCAGCTCCTGACATTTCTAAGCAAGCATCATTCCCCTTTCTTCGTGAACATCCAGCCTCTCTTGAGCCTCCACCAAAACAGGAAAATATCCCTTGATTTTGCACTATTTAAAGCAACTGCACATCCTCTTAATGATGGTCATAAAATGTACAAGAACAGCTTTGATGTTAGCTTTGATACTCTTGTTGCAGCATTATCTCAGTTTGGATTTCCTGACATGGATATTGTCATTGGGGAGATTGGATGGCCCACAGATGGAGCCATGAATGCCTCCTCCGCCATTGCTCAGACCTTCATGAAAGGCCTTGTGGATCGTCTTCAAAGCAAATTTGGGACCCCACTGAGACCCAGAAAGCCTCCAATGGAGACATACATCTTCAACCTTCTAGATGAAGATCAAAGAAGCATAACCAATGGGAATTTTGAGAGGCACTGGGGTGTGTTCACTTTTGATGGTCAGGCAAAATACCAAATGGATTTAGGTCAAGGCTTCCAAAAACTCATCAATGCGCACGGTGTTGAATACCTTCCCACCAAATGGTGTGTTGTGGACAACAACAAAGAAATGTCGAATGTAACTGCCATTGCGCAAGATGCATGTTCTATTGCTGACTGTACAGCACTGTCACCGGGAGGCTCTTGCTTCAATATCAGTTGGCCCGGGAATGTATCTTACATATTTAACAGCTACTATCAGCAGCATGACCAAAAGTTAGGCAGCTGTGATTTTGGTGGGCTGGGTTTGATCACAACTGTTGACCCTTCAATTGGCAATTGCAGGTTTGCCGTTGAGCTACGTACTTCAGTGTCAACTTCTCTTAGTAGCAGCGTGTTTTGGAGGACATTTCTCACAACACTATCTGTTTCAATGTCTTTGCTTGGACTTACACAGTAGACCAGAACTGCCACCATACTCTTACAATCCTTTGTGGTAGTaacaatggttttttttttttttaaaatttatttatttacttttttttgtgTTGATGAGGGCTCTGATGGTTCTTTGATCAGTCTAGAGATGGACTTGTAGGATTTGCGATGTTGTAaaagggtgtgtgtgtgtgtgtgtgtgcgtgtgtgtgtttGCAATGTTGTAAAAGGTTAAATGGTCTTTTCTTAATCCCGTTGTTGGGATTAGGAAGGTGTGAATCGAGAAACATGTAATTGTAGAAGAAGACCGGGAGTTCAGGTTCTGATTTTATGTGTGTCTGTGGACTTGTAGGATTTGCGATGTTGTAAAAGGGTAAAGGGTCTTTGCTTAATCCCATTGTTGGGATTAGGAAGGCGGGAATCGAGAAACATGTAATTGTAGCAGAAGACCGGGAGTTCAGGTTCtgattttatgtttcttctcaGTGGTTGAtgactgtgtgtgtgtgtgtgtgggtaaAGGGTCTTTTCTTAATCCCGTTGTTGGGATTAGGAAGGCGGGAATCGAGAAACATGTAATTGTAGAAGAAGTCCGGAAGTTCAGGTTCTGATtttatgtgtttgtgtgtggaCTTGTAGGATTTGCGATGTTGTAAAAGGGTAAAGGGTCTTTTCTTAATCCTGTTTTTTGGATTAGAAAGGCGGGAATCGAGAAACATGTAATTGTAGAAGAAGACCGGGAGTTCGGGTTCtgattttatgtttcttctcaGTGGTTGatgattgtgtgtgtgtgtgtgtgggtaaAGGGTCTTTTCTTAATCCCGTTGTTGGGATTAGGAAGGCGGGAATCGAGAAACATGTAATTGTAGAAGATGACCGGGAGTTCAGGTTCTGATTTTATGTGGGTGTGTGGACTTGTAGGATTTGCGATGTTGTAAAAGGGTAAAGGGGCTTTTCTTAATCCCGTTGTTGGGATTAGGAAAGCGGGAATCGAGAAACTTGTAATTGTAGAAGAAGATCGGGAgttcatgtgtgtgtgtgtgtcaataactccaaatcattccatattt
This window encodes:
- the LOC122652849 gene encoding glucan endo-1,3-beta-glucosidase 9 gives rise to the protein MLRKLCVVWIVLAVSNSALQIGAMGVNWGTSASHPLPPTNVVELLKSNEITKVKLFDADPLVLGALSGSRIDVTVGIPNSMLRNLSSSKKVANSWVHDNVTRYFSNGGVQIEYIAVGDEPFLQSYGEEFKPFVIGAVTNIQIALIEAKLSDKVKVVVPCSSDAYQSESGLPSKGHFRPDLNKTMIQLLTFLSKHHSPFFVNIQPLLSLHQNRKISLDFALFKATAHPLNDGHKMYKNSFDVSFDTLVAALSQFGFPDMDIVIGEIGWPTDGAMNASSAIAQTFMKGLVDRLQSKFGTPLRPRKPPMETYIFNLLDEDQRSITNGNFERHWGVFTFDGQAKYQMDLGQGFQKLINAHGVEYLPTKWCVVDNNKEMSNVTAIAQDACSIADCTALSPGGSCFNISWPGNVSYIFNSYYQQHDQKLGSCDFGGLGLITTVDPSIGNCRFAVELRTSVSTSLSSSVFWRTFLTTLSVSMSLLGLTQ